The Algoriphagus sanaruensis genome window below encodes:
- the purE gene encoding 5-(carboxyamino)imidazole ribonucleotide mutase: MNPQVGIIMGSQSDLPIMAEAAQFLEELGIAYELTVVSAHRTPQRMIDYAGSARERGVKVIVAGAGGAAHLPGMVASLTSLPVIGVPVKSSNSIDGWDSILSILQMPSGIPVATVALNGGKNAGILAASIVGAYDAEIGKKMDAFKTGLREKVEESAAQLEEKGWKAVLKK; the protein is encoded by the coding sequence ATGAACCCACAGGTAGGAATCATCATGGGAAGTCAATCTGACCTCCCAATCATGGCAGAAGCCGCTCAATTTTTGGAAGAATTGGGAATTGCATACGAGCTCACTGTGGTATCTGCTCACCGAACTCCTCAGCGAATGATCGACTATGCAGGTTCGGCCCGCGAGCGTGGAGTAAAAGTGATCGTGGCAGGTGCCGGTGGTGCTGCTCATTTGCCTGGGATGGTCGCTTCCTTGACCAGCTTACCAGTCATCGGAGTCCCAGTGAAAAGCTCCAACTCGATCGATGGTTGGGACAGTATTTTATCTATTCTCCAAATGCCAAGTGGGATTCCGGTAGCCACAGTAGCACTCAATGGAGGGAAAAACGCAGGGATCTTAGCCGCTTCTATCGTGGGGGCTTACGATGCTGAGATCGGGAAAAAGATGGATGCTTTCAAGACTGGCCTTCGTGAAAAAGTAGAAGAATCTGCTGCTCAACTAGAGGAAAAGGGCTGGAAAGCGGTGTTGAAGAAATGA